Below is a window of Quercus robur chromosome 6, dhQueRobu3.1, whole genome shotgun sequence DNA.
aattgtgaaaaagtgtaaaaaaaattgaatgtgcTAGACCTACTCAACAGAAAATGAGGTTTGTTCTTGCCCCGTGAGGGTTTGTTCTAGATACAAACAATTATTATCATATCATCTGCCCGTGTGTGATGGCCCGGCTACTGGATTCAATTATTATCTGTACCTGTGTCTGATGGCTGGCAGTCTAATGAGGACAGCATGGTTTTTTGTTTACATTTGTCGGTGAAGTTATATATGTACAACAAAATGTCAATTTGTTAAGGCTCATTTATAGTCACACAAAGTTTGTGCACTAGTGTCGTATAACTCAAATTCATGAATAAACAACATTTCAGCGATTTCATTCTACTTAAATCacaatccaaacaaaaacagTGAAGAAAGATTTTTTGAGCAATTGTTATCAGTGCTAACAGATCAAAGATTTATTTGACATAGCTAGAGGTTacacaaaagaacaagaacaagaagaagaaaaaaagggtcTAAATACTCTAATAAGGGCTCTCCCCTATTATATTCCCAGGAGGATCATAGAAACAAATGGTTAAACTAGAGGAGTCTGCACACGAAGCTTGAGCACAACCCAACTGCAAAGAATTCTTCCACACCACTTGAGTGTAAACACCACACCTGTGATCCGGCAAGCAAGAGTTGTCAGTGTGATTATAGTACTTCTTCTCTCCCACCCATGTATCAACCACCATGCGCGGTGTCACGGCTTGACCACTAGCCCACATCTGGTTTGCACCGTACTTGCTGCTGCTCAAGTTTGCAAATTTGCAACCCATTTTGTTCCTTTGGTACCTCACAAGTCTGCTTGTGGCATTGGCTAGCTGCTCGCTCCAACTCAGAGGACCAACCCCAACTTCTGCTCTTGCTTGGTTGTGTCCATCCAGGTACTCTTTGGCTGCTGCACTAGGCTGCTGTGAAGGTCCTGAACCTTGTGCTGAACCTTGACATATGGCTAGAGCCATGAGTACAACTACAAGCAAAGCACAGGCCATGTTTTTTTTGGATCTAAAATGTGGTTATCAATGGTGGAGTTCAATTTATTTAAAGTATTTAAAGACATGCTTGATGCATTGGCTAGGTAGGTGGATATGGATCATGATAATTTTACTAGTTTGTCCTTGGTTTTTAAGGAAATTCATTATGGGATGAAGGGTTATTTGGTCAAAAATAGATATGGACATAGGCATGGGAGTTGAGAGTCAAAGGGTTGGGACAGTGCTAACCCATATTTGGGGTGCGGATATTCTGGGTTTTGGTGCTATATTATTGATGAAATCGGTAGGATTTATTATTTCCTGCATCAGAAGCACGATAGATTGTTGacttttatcaataaaaaaagagtCAGCCCCATGTGacatgcatttataatttttgcaTGCACAAAATAATGCGTGCGAGTGTGGACTGAAGGTTacgttttgtttgttttatggtTCGTGCTGGACTAATAAAGGTCTTAACTTAAGTATAACACGTTAAAAATAGAGTAATTTTGGGCCCAAAATGAGCTGAAGTTAGGCCCAAAATGAGCTGAAGTTAGGTCCGGCCTTGTGGTTGCAATTGGCTGTGCTAGCGAGATTTCGCTGTAATAACATCATCACCTATAAATGCAATGCTtaggtgaatttttttttttttttttttaaatttcctccTCTTTTTTAAAAGTTGACAAGAATATAgtagatcattttttttttttttttttttggctgaataagaACTTTATTGCTCAACCCGAACAAGGGGAGAAACAAAAGAACGGGGCCAAATTCCATCTCTATCTGAAGCCCGCAAAATCGAAGAAGGCAGATAACAGATGGAAACCGGCCCTGTCCAACTTACAAGGGCTGCCCATTGGGCCAAAAGGTGGGTAGACACATTGCCCTCtctacaaacaaaagaaaattttacattGTTAAAAAACTTTACAAAATACAGAATATCATCACATAAAGCTTTAATGCTCCAATGGGGATCAACATCAGCATTACGAATTGGCTCAATAACATTCCAAGCATCGCCTTCTAGAATGATATTCTCATAACCTTCATTAGCAGCAAGTATCATGGCACTCCAAGCTGCTCTAGCTTCCCCCACCAATGGACTACTGGAAATGAAGTGGTCAGACCAAGCTTTCAAGGTATTACCCATAGAATCTCTGCTAACCACTGCTATTGTGGTTTTTTCTTCCCTACATGCAGCATCAAAGTTCAATTTAATCCAATTGGGAGGAGGCGGTGACCAGGAtacatctttttctttcctaaCTGACTGCACCTTCCAAGCTTGCTTGTGTTCTTGAAAAACCCGTAGGATCTGTCTTGCAAGCTCTGTTGGATTACTATTAATCCCTTCCACTCTTGCCTTATTTCTTGCCCACCATAATTGATCACAAGATATTGCTGCATATAACTGAAACTCCCAAGCCAAATCATCATCTAGACCAAGTTTAGAGCTGGGATAAATAATAGCTTTGATCCAGTCCACAATCGAAACGTTTGCTAAATTGTGGGTGACAAGAGGCCAAGGAGCCATAAGCCAAATCTGGGCAGCCCACTCACAATGCAGAAAAAGATGCTCCAATGATTCAGGGGCATTACTACATAAAGGGCAGTCCAAAGAAGGAAGGGCAAACCGATTATTAAGGACAGAGCAAGTGGGGAGAATATTCCAGCTCATTTTCCACAAAAGATTCTTGAGTCTAGCATTAATTTTGAGTTTCCACAACTCTTTCCAATCTTTACTTGACATATGGGGATGCTTGGAATAACTAGAGCATCTAATGGCCTTATAAGCTGACTTCACTGAGAATTCACCTGAATGAGAAAGACACCAATAGATTTGATCTTGTTGGATATGGATAGGGAGATGAATGTTTAGAATATTTGTCACCGATGAGGGTTCAAATAAGGTAGACAACTTACCTCTGTCCCATTGTCTAGTGTCTCTGTCAAGTAAGTCAGCAACCAGATGAACATCCATAGAGACTCCACATCTAACCTTTGGAATAAAGTCAGATTCATTGGGAACCCACGGGTCTTCCAATATCCAAGTGTTAAGACCATTGCTGATCCGGTGACACATCCCTTTTTTGATTACCTCCCTGCACTGGAAGATGCTGTGAGCAGCCCATGAAGCTCCTCTAGGAGTGTGCATTTTCATAAAGTTTCTATTTCGAACATACTTTTTCTTAGCCAGAAGCCTAGGCCGAGAAAGATATAATGCTTGAGTGGCTTTTGTTAATCCTTGATAAGTTACTTGACTCACTTGGAAATCCtaaaaatcctaattttatATGCTACATGTTCATTGCTTTCTCTGActttttgagtttatatcatattttttattaggtGACTTACTTTTCATTGATGTTCACACTTCACATGTAATTCAAGAATATCTAGTAATTGCTCATAGTTTTGACATAAttcattataataattttttttttcaccaagaAGGTAGAACCCTAACCAACTCAAACTTTGAACTTTACCTTAAAAAATGGTTAAGAGATTAAGACTACTTATTCACTTGAGCCAGTTCTTCtgttatatttttttccctcaaaaaaatcatttatcccttaattttgaaattttaggggATCTGTATCTAATGTGGGGCTTGCaatctaagaaaaataaaaggaaataagaGTTCGTTTATTTGTATGGGGAAAAGAGTTAGACTTTAGGTTTTCAATGGAGAATTTATCAATATAACCATTAAGATTCTTTAATTGCTCAAGTTCATATTAGGTAAAAATGGCATTTATTTAAATTGGTTAAATGCGGTCAACTTGTCTTAACAAGAATAATTAATCGGATAATTTTAATTAGATTGCAAGATAAGAAAGTCAAACAGGAAGGagtttatttattaattgtgTCGAGTTGACTCACTTTAATATGAATCCATTTACACCAAATACTAACTTGTAGAAAACTGTTTTTTTGTTTGCAAGTTGTGTTAAATATTACCATCCTCAAATTATAATTGACTATAAAGTTTGAGGCATGGTTGCCCTTAATCAAACGGGAAAAGTGCcctaaaaaatttcttaaataaacaacaatttttcgAAAGAACCAGGGGATTATATGAATCAAAAGAAGCAAATGGGCCCAGTCTATCTTTCCCCTCTTGGTTGTATACATATATCCAAGAGGCCAAGACATAGATAGCAAGACAAAACCCAGCTGGCTACAAAATTTGACTGCCTacgtcaaaataaaataaaaaatctcaacgCACAAAAGTAACTGTTTGATGTTAGCAATGAGGTCTTGAATTCATCAATGCACACCTACGAAGTCCTCCTTCAGAGCTTTGATAATATTAAGACCACGTCATGTTTAATAGACTGTAATAAACATTTTAATATAATAGATATTCCTATGATATAACTATTCGATTAtttagttatgtttttattataatgaatagttattttttatgaatagccattcttcaaaataagaaataattattctttataaaaaaaaagtactgaatATCTAATCCTTCACcttatgtaataaattttttttaaaatttcctaaaaagtCATTAGTTGCCActtcttcaaaataaaagaaaataaattttctttgttgttaattattagctctattttAAACATCCTAAAAAaagtgtattttaggaaatttgacttaaaaatgatttaattacacattctttttatactctactaaattgtggatgcatatttaggattttatttttaaatgatcaacaaactaataaatagtaatacttattacattccaacttaatatattccttgtaatacttattcctatttccatgtaataatcattatAGTATACCAAATGTGCCCTAAGTGGGTCTCTTTCTAAACACACACATACCTATGAGGCCAGGGGcggagggaggggggggggcaGGTGCCCCCCCTGAACTTCCGAAATTTTTACTAATAATGGCAGTATATTGCATTGAAATGTACTATTTGCCCCTCTAcacaaaagccaaaaaactTTTCCTTAACTAGAACTCTGAGACTACTATAACTCTAATATAGAACTATGGGTCCCACCTagtaaccattaaaaaaaaaaaaaaaaaaaaaaccctatgcTAATGATATATGCCTATACGGAATAGGAACCACAGCAGCCTAATACTAatagaactcaaaaaaaaaaagtgtatatatgGTACGGTATAAATCATGCCtcccatattaaaaaaaaaaaaaaaaagtttttgaatgtttttaaaattaagtaaaggGAGGAAAATAattagctttttaaaaaaagaaattttaaatttggtaaTTCATTTGGTTAAATATTTCTATGCTCTATTCTTTCTCCATATTTCTCTAATTtagagaaattaaaaatgaggggttagaagtAATTAAAATCCCTCCAAatccctctcttttctctcttaaaaaaattcaaataaggtAATTTATCTTACTTTCCCTCgctttactctactcccctctattCAAACAAACAATTAGAGTTTCTGTTGAgtttttaaaagcattcaagttgagttttttaaagaattcaAGTCATTGAGTCACGTTTATATAGTCACAGGTATATTGCATACTCTTAATATTCacgtttaaatttttttagattagttTTTGACTTTCAATCTTGTCTTTTAATCTTGCCCCCCTTGACCTAAATTCTTGGCTCCGCCACTGTATGAGGCTATGACCATTCAGCATGGCTAAATTGAATTCTAGCCATGCAATTCTAGTTTCAGTCCATACGGGGACACCAGGGGCTTCAATGTTTGTATGCACTTGAAGCAAAACTCCATCACCTTTACAAACACAAGTTGCATCAAAATTCCACTTAAACCATCCTAGTTCGGATGGGATCCGCAGAAACTGCTTGGCAGGACTAGAGTTAACTATTTTCCAAGCTTTAAAATGATCTTCATAACTTCTATTGATCATGATGTATAATTGTAttagattttgtaaaaattatctCTATCGTTTTCATCGAGTCCTGATCCTCTCTATTAAGTGAAATGAAGAGAGTCCATTTCATAGTTCACAATATAGTACtattacattatttaaaattggcactaaatatatgttaaaatttaaaatatttaatcgGGACTATGAAATCGACCCATTTCAAATGGAAGATGATCATGATCCATACAGATAGAACATTGAAATtatacttccaaaaaaaagacaaagcaaaaggaaaatacaatCATGCAAACTCCCAATTCCAAGTATATTAAGAATCCATTTGGATACTGATGAAAAGTGCGTGCCTgcgtttcacttttttttttttttaaagagcatTTTATGTGCATTGttcacaaaacccacaaacctctcagcaaaactttcattaaaaatgggtctcatgacactatttacacatttaaaaattattttgctacagtattttcagttttcagtgtaataagcggtatccaaatacaCTCAAACTATGAATGTTTACGCAGAAGCGCAAGTTGCAAATTTGAGGCGTGCCCATGTGGAAATTCAGATTGGGTGTACCAATGGATTTCGATTTGGGCAGTTTCTGGAGTAAACCATTAGGTATTGGGTACACTTTCACAATCACGACATTTCATACATACATTTCCTGCCACAAGGTGAAGTGAACCTTTGGTGTTAACAGCATACAAACATGTGACTGTGGCTCAAATGTCATCAAGACAAGACTCAAGAGGTGTCCCACGAACGTCGGTGGCCTCCCTAATCCATTGGTTTGGAATTTGGATAGGCCCTTGATAttgaatattaatattatttttcagaATCTAAACCCTTTGCTTATGCAAAAATTTGCAAGCTACACAATTACATCACATAAACAGATAAACCGCCTCTTTCACACAGACAAGTTCTGGATTGATTACTACCATGATTGGCGTGCATGGTATATAGTTGCTATTGCATTACCAATTGCACCTATTCTCAAATCTCACCCACATTGCAATTTCTAGTGTTTCCAATATAATGGTGCTTTTAATTTCTTAGTACTACAGCAGCATAAATCCTAGAACTAGATACTCAGAGTTGTTGCACTTGCACTATTGGCTATAGTCAGGTAAATTTTGGGTCTAGTGCTCCTTGGCCTTGCAGACACATAACAAGTGTTTGACATCTATCCATATCTTGACGGGTTTAATACACAAAGAACAATGGACCCAAGTCACCCAAGGCACTAACTATCCTGTTTGCAATTAAAATGTACTAAAAAATACGCTGTACCATACTGTATTATATAAAAGCAGCAGCAGGTGCACCAAATTTTATATGAAATCCAACAGTCCAACTAGCTATAGCTATACCTCCCTCACATTTCTATGGACTAGTAAAACTTTCTTCGGAGAAAGTGATGTGACTAAACAAATCAAATGCGTTCACTGACTCTCTAAACCAACCTTGGCAATGCCACATTCGTATTGACaattaaaaatagagaacaaaagagCCTTGATTTGAAGTACCTGGTTAGATTTTCTGggaaaatgaagttctaataatAAGGAGTAATTGATTGAGGAAAAGTCAAAGGTCAACATCGTTGGCACTAAGAGCAGAGCTGGCTTTTATAGCAAAAGTACACAAGTCAGGGAGTGAGAGAGGCTGATGGGCCCGAGACAATGGCATGAGGAAGTAAATATGGCCTGGTTGTAGGTCCTCATCGTCGGGCACTTGGGGTGCGCACGTGCCAATGGATAAGGACTCGGAGCTGCAGAGGAAGCAGTTTGGGTTCTGGGAAGTGACTGCTTTGGCTTGGATTGGTTGCTTCAATTCTTGGACCCAACCATCCATGTCCATGTGAATCACCTTTGTTGTCTTGCTCTTGTTCTTGGTGGATGATAACTCATCCTCTTGTTTGTTGCAGTCTGCTTGTACTTGTTTTCCTTGTCCACCAATACTGCTTTTACTTGTCTTTGTTTTTGGAGATGAAACACAGCCACCCATGTCTATCACTATGATTCTCagctgtgtgtgtgtggctgtgAGAGTTTTGAGGTTTTGGATAGAGTTGTGGTTTAGCTGGGTGTGGGGGctcatatttttattgaaataaattcTGTAGGTTCAATTAAATTTGTGGGTTATGATCTTTACTGGGGGAGTTTATATTTGCCGAAATTTGTGGTCAAGCCTCTGGAACAGACTTGTTTGTACTTTTGGCCAATAGAAGGAATTTGTTGACAAAAGGAAACAAAGATATAATTTTACAAGTTTAGAAATTAAGGAATTAAGATTCTTTAGGACACTCAATTGAATTGAAtgaagtttctcaaaaaaaaaaaaaaaaaaaaaaaattgaattgaatgaaGGCTGCAGTAGAAATAATAATCAGGTaatggaataattatttttatccaTAAGTTTGGTAGTAAAGTATTATTTGCACCATATGGaaagatttaaatatttttttataaaaaataatagttttaaAAGTGGTTACACCTATTAGTACTAAGAAATAAGTGtaatgtgggttccagttaacttaactgataaagttttttatggttACATAAAAAATCTGGGGCAATtctcgcctacaccaaaaatcgattgatctcttggtttgataataaaaaactatcatcaggagcgaatgccataggttgaaacttaaaaaaaaaaaaaaaaagtgtaataactaataactatgaaatttttattatcttataTTCAAATTGATCGAATTTTGTTACATTATGAATACTTCAATATATATCAGAAGGGCAGagcgaaattttttttttcagggggccaagttaaatattaaaaaaaaaaaattattaaggaaCTATCCTAAACCATAATAAATACACAATGTATATAACTTGTGTTTTGGACTAATTCAAAAGAATTGAGGAGTTAAAAGgcctaaattctaaaatatgaGGGAGGccaattactacatttttctataatttgtaattttttatgatttgaataatatatataattgaaaattgaaaaagatagGGGCTTGGACCCCCTAGCTTTGCCTATGGATATAGtcaatatttgtttaaatattaataatgtgatgaaattttttactgatttattttgtttaaattatttaacttacattaaaaaatttgtaactgtatctaaaatctaaaaaacaagctaagttatttataattttaatcttGACCAACAGGCATTATGATCTAGTTGTAACTTTCATGGAATTTTAAATTCTAAGTCCATATTTGATAGtaggagagaaaatataaaagaaatttctaCACATATATGGCCAAGACTTTTTCCCCCATGAATCTACACGTAGCCAAAGTTGGGTCTTCCTTCACTCAATAACTAGGTAAACTAAATTATCAAGTTTGGAGAATGTCAATTCTTTTTGACTAAAATGCTTTTTTGCATTTGTCTTCTTTGTTGTATTTATATtcccaaaataccaaaaccGTGTTGCATGATGTGTACATCGTTACTTTGGGAGGACATCCATTtgtaaccaaaataaaattgacacgACACTCGTGTTAAAAACCTAATGCAACCAGattttttgtatattaaaaaatatatatttgaatagaattggaaaaattaGATTTGGCCTTCTTTGCAAATGCTAGAAACtgagttttgtaaattttgggAGCACTATGTAATGTATGCCCCTACATTTCAATCTTTTGAAGAAAATGCGATAAATCTTTTGAACTATTTTTAGGATTCACATCTCGAACAGCTCTTTTGTgccgttctctttttctataATTGCGGGACAGATGGCCTCACGTTCTCATTTGGACCGACACCACCGCCCATTCACGTCAgcaatattaattaaaaaaatagtaaacgTAGAAGATTGAAGTTTTTGTTGAGGATCTTAAaccatcttcttttcttttttgtttttgttttttttgttttttgtttttttttttctttttttgataagaagacTTAAACTTATTATTAAGAGTATAATGAACTTATTACATCATGGATAAGAGCTTGCTCTAAAAAGCAAGGATTCTCTTCAATCTAAGCAGTGAAGTCAGCAACATTTGAAGTATGTTTTGCTAGTAGATGGGCAGGTCTATTACCTTGTCTCCTAACATGAGAAAATTGAACCCCACGGAAA
It encodes the following:
- the LOC126732625 gene encoding STS14 protein, which produces MACALLVVVLMALAICQGSAQGSGPSQQPSAAAKEYLDGHNQARAEVGVGPLSWSEQLANATSRLVRYQRNKMGCKFANLSSSKYGANQMWASGQAVTPRMVVDTWVGEKKYYNHTDNSCLPDHRCGVYTQVVWKNSLQLGCAQASCADSSSLTICFYDPPGNIIGESPY
- the LOC126689823 gene encoding uncharacterized protein LOC126689823 encodes the protein MGGCVSSPKTKTSKSSIGGQGKQVQADCNKQEDELSSTKNKSKTTKVIHMDMDGWVQELKQPIQAKAVTSQNPNCFLCSSESLSIGTCAPQVPDDEDLQPGHIYFLMPLSRAHQPLSLPDLCTFAIKASSALSANDVDL